The Hydrogenophaga crocea genome contains a region encoding:
- a CDS encoding citrate synthase: MKLVDNKATLTFSNGSPSVDLPVYAGNIGPDVIDIRKLYAQTGMFTYDPGFLSTASCQSAITYIDGDKGELLYRGYPIEQLATHCDYLDVCYLLLKGELPDETQRTDFHKLVTNHTMVNEQMQFFLRGFRRDAHPMAVLTGLVGGLSAFYHDSTDINNPQHREISAIRLIAKMPTLVAMAYKYGVGQPYMYPRNELSYAGNFLRMMFGVPCEDYKVNPVLERALDRIFILHADHEQNASTSTVRLCGSSGTNPFAAIAAGVACLWGPAHGGANEACLNMLEDIQRNGGVAKVGEFMEKVKDKNSGVKLMGFGHRVYKNYDPRAKLMQETCNEVLEELGLGNDPLFKLAKELEKIALEDDYFVQRKLYPNVDFYSGIVQRAIGIPVNLFTGIFALARTVGWIAQLNEMISDPEYKIGRPRQLFTGSVRRDVPAAAKK; this comes from the coding sequence ATGAAACTCGTCGACAACAAGGCCACCCTGACGTTCTCCAACGGCAGCCCCAGTGTCGATCTGCCGGTGTACGCCGGCAACATCGGCCCCGATGTGATCGACATCCGCAAGCTGTACGCGCAGACGGGCATGTTCACGTATGACCCGGGGTTCCTGTCCACCGCTTCGTGCCAGTCGGCCATCACCTACATCGACGGCGACAAGGGCGAGCTGCTGTACCGCGGCTACCCCATCGAGCAGCTCGCCACGCACTGCGACTACCTCGACGTGTGCTACCTGCTGCTCAAGGGCGAACTGCCCGACGAGACACAGCGCACCGACTTCCACAAGCTCGTGACCAACCACACCATGGTCAACGAGCAGATGCAGTTCTTCCTGCGCGGCTTCCGCCGCGATGCCCACCCCATGGCCGTGCTCACGGGCCTGGTGGGCGGTCTGTCGGCCTTCTATCACGACAGCACCGACATCAACAACCCGCAGCACCGCGAGATCTCGGCGATCCGCCTGATCGCCAAGATGCCCACGCTGGTGGCCATGGCCTACAAGTACGGCGTCGGCCAGCCCTACATGTACCCGCGCAACGAGCTGTCCTACGCGGGCAACTTCCTGCGCATGATGTTCGGCGTGCCCTGCGAGGACTACAAGGTCAACCCGGTGCTCGAGCGCGCGCTCGACCGCATCTTCATCCTGCACGCCGACCACGAGCAGAACGCCTCCACCTCCACCGTGCGCCTGTGCGGCTCGTCGGGCACCAACCCCTTCGCGGCCATCGCGGCCGGTGTGGCCTGCCTCTGGGGCCCCGCGCACGGCGGCGCGAACGAGGCCTGCCTGAACATGCTCGAAGACATCCAGCGCAACGGCGGCGTGGCCAAGGTCGGCGAGTTCATGGAGAAGGTCAAGGACAAGAACTCCGGCGTCAAGCTCATGGGCTTCGGCCACCGCGTGTACAAGAACTACGACCCGCGCGCCAAGCTCATGCAGGAAACCTGCAACGAGGTGCTCGAGGAGCTGGGCCTGGGCAACGACCCGCTGTTCAAGCTCGCCAAAGAGCTCGAGAAGATCGCCCTCGAAGACGACTACTTCGTGCAGCGCAAGCTCTACCCGAACGTCGACTTCTACTCGGGCATCGTGCAGCGCGCGATCGGCATCCCGGTCAACCTGTTCACCGGCATCTTCGCGCTGGCCCGCACCGTGGGCTGGATCGCGCAGCTCAACGAGATGATCAGCGACCCCGAGTACAAGATCGGCCGTCCGCGCCAGCTCTTCACCGGTTCGGTGCGCCGCGACGTGCCGGCCGCCGCCAAGAAGTGA
- a CDS encoding succinate dehydrogenase iron-sulfur subunit, translating to MALRTFKIYRYDPEKDAKPYMQTIQVELDGHERMLLDALMKLKAVDPSISFRRSCREGVCGSDAMNINGKNGLACLTNMNTLKGDIVLKPLPGLPVVRDLIVDMTLFFKQYHSIKPYLINDSIAPEKERLQSPEEREELNGLYECILCASCSTSCPSFWWNPDKFVGPAGLLQAYRFIADSRDQATGERLDNLEDPYRLFRCHTIMNCVDVCPKGLNPTKAIGKIKEMMVLRSV from the coding sequence ATGGCACTTCGCACTTTCAAGATCTACCGCTACGACCCCGAGAAGGACGCCAAGCCCTACATGCAGACCATCCAGGTCGAGCTCGACGGGCACGAGCGCATGCTGCTCGACGCGCTGATGAAGCTCAAGGCCGTGGACCCGTCCATCTCGTTCCGCCGCTCGTGCCGCGAAGGCGTGTGCGGCTCGGACGCGATGAACATCAACGGCAAGAACGGCCTGGCCTGCCTGACCAACATGAACACGCTCAAGGGCGACATCGTGTTGAAGCCCCTGCCCGGCCTGCCGGTGGTGCGCGACCTGATCGTGGACATGACGCTGTTCTTCAAGCAGTACCACAGCATCAAGCCCTACCTCATCAACGACAGCATCGCGCCCGAGAAAGAGCGCCTGCAGTCGCCCGAAGAGCGTGAAGAGCTCAACGGCCTGTACGAGTGCATCCTGTGCGCGAGCTGCTCCACGAGCTGCCCGAGCTTCTGGTGGAACCCCGACAAGTTCGTGGGCCCCGCCGGCCTGCTGCAGGCCTACCGCTTCATCGCCGACAGCCGCGACCAGGCCACGGGCGAGCGCCTCGACAACCTCGAGGATCCGTACCGCCTGTTCCGCTGCCACACCATCATGAACTGCGTGGACGTCTGCCCCAAGGGCCTGAACCCCACCAAGGCGATCGGCAAGATCAAGGAAATGATGGTGCTGCGCTCGGTCTGA
- a CDS encoding succinate dehydrogenase assembly factor 2 yields the protein MSGTDDALLDPRGLSKLRWRCRRGLLENDLFIERFFARHAEGLTVRQADALGLLMDLSDNDLLDLLLGRKPLSGELARDDVTQVLALLRDVSPTSSTKEPA from the coding sequence ATGAGCGGCACCGACGACGCCCTCCTCGACCCGCGCGGCCTGAGCAAGCTGCGTTGGCGGTGCCGCCGTGGACTGCTCGAGAACGACCTGTTCATCGAGCGCTTTTTTGCCCGTCACGCCGAAGGCCTGACGGTGCGCCAGGCCGATGCCCTGGGCCTGCTGATGGACCTGTCGGACAACGACCTGCTCGATCTGCTGCTCGGCCGCAAGCCCCTCTCGGGCGAACTCGCACGCGACGACGTGACGCAAGTGCTCGCACTGCTGCGCGACGTCAGCCCCACCTCCAGTACCAAGGAACCTGCATGA
- the asd gene encoding aspartate-semialdehyde dehydrogenase, whose translation MTKLVGLVGWRGMVGSVLMDRMVEEKDFDLIEPLFFSTSNAGGAAPAMAKNESKLQDAHDIEALKRCDIVITCQGGDYTNEVFPKLRAAGWNGHWIDAASSLRMKDDAVIVLDPVNLPVIQNALAKGGRNWIGGNCTVSCMLMGVGALYKAGLVEWMSTQTYQAASGGGAQHMRELLTQYGTLNAEVRSLLDDPKSAILEIDRKVIAKQRNLSDAETANFGVPLGGSLIPWIDKDLGNGMSKEEWKGMAETNKILGQGEGFGSAAVPVDGFCVRVGAMRCHSQALTFKLKKDVPLADIEAMIAADNAWVKVVPNTREATLRDLTPVAVTGTMTIPVGRLRKMAMGPEYLGAFTIGDQLLWGAAEPLRRMLRILLQG comes from the coding sequence ATGACGAAACTCGTGGGACTCGTGGGCTGGCGCGGCATGGTCGGCTCCGTGCTGATGGACCGCATGGTCGAAGAAAAAGACTTCGACCTCATCGAACCCCTGTTCTTCTCCACCTCCAACGCCGGCGGCGCCGCCCCGGCCATGGCGAAGAACGAAAGCAAGCTGCAGGACGCGCACGACATCGAGGCGCTCAAGCGCTGCGACATCGTCATCACCTGCCAGGGCGGCGACTACACCAACGAGGTGTTCCCCAAGCTGCGTGCCGCGGGCTGGAACGGCCACTGGATCGACGCCGCGTCCTCGCTGCGCATGAAGGACGACGCGGTCATCGTGCTCGACCCGGTCAACCTGCCCGTGATCCAGAACGCGCTGGCCAAGGGCGGGCGCAACTGGATCGGCGGCAACTGCACCGTGAGCTGCATGCTCATGGGCGTGGGGGCGCTGTACAAGGCCGGCCTGGTCGAGTGGATGAGCACCCAGACCTACCAGGCCGCCAGCGGCGGCGGCGCCCAGCACATGCGCGAGCTGCTCACGCAGTACGGCACGCTCAACGCCGAGGTTCGCAGCCTGCTCGACGACCCCAAGAGCGCGATCCTCGAGATCGACCGCAAGGTGATCGCCAAACAGCGCAACCTGTCCGACGCCGAGACCGCCAACTTCGGCGTGCCCCTGGGCGGTTCGCTCATTCCCTGGATCGACAAGGACCTGGGCAACGGCATGTCCAAGGAAGAGTGGAAGGGCATGGCCGAGACGAACAAGATCCTCGGCCAGGGCGAAGGCTTCGGCAGTGCCGCCGTGCCGGTCGACGGCTTCTGCGTGCGCGTGGGTGCCATGCGCTGCCACTCGCAGGCCCTGACCTTCAAGCTCAAGAAAGACGTGCCGCTGGCCGACATCGAAGCCATGATCGCGGCCGACAACGCCTGGGTGAAGGTGGTGCCCAACACCCGCGAAGCCACGCTGCGCGACCTCACGCCCGTGGCCGTGACGGGCACCATGACGATCCCCGTGGGACGGCTGCGCAAGATGGCCATGGGCCCCGAGTACCTGGGCGCCTTCACCATCGGCGACCAGCTGCTGTGGGGCGCGGCCGAGCCGC
- a CDS encoding entericidin EcnAB, with protein MKTIASIAALVALCIGLTACNTWSGVKQDAKEVGQAAGRGIEKAGEKIQDVAK; from the coding sequence ATGAAGACCATCGCTTCCATCGCCGCGCTGGTGGCCCTGTGCATCGGCCTCACCGCCTGCAACACCTGGAGTGGCGTCAAGCAGGACGCCAAGGAAGTCGGCCAGGCCGCCGGCCGTGGCATCGAGAAAGCCGGCGAAAAGATCCAGGACGTCGCCAAGTAA
- the leuB gene encoding 3-isopropylmalate dehydrogenase, which produces MKIAVLPGDGIGTEIVAEAVKVLDTLDLKFEMETALVGGAAYEAHGHPLPESTLKLAMAADAVLFGAVGDWKYDKLDRPLRPEQAILGLRKHMGLFANFRPAICYPELVGASSLKPEVISGLDILIIRELTGDIYFGQPRGRRTAVDGHFPGAEEAFDTMRYSKPEIERIAHVAFQAARKRNKKVTSVDKANVLETFQFWKDVVTEVHAQYPDVELEHMYVDNAAMQLVRAPKKFDVVVTGNMFGDILSDEASMLTGSIGMLPSASLNTKSQGLYEPSHGSAPDIAGQGIANPLATILSAAMMLRFSLNQPEAAARIESAVGSVLASGLRTADIWSPGTTKVSTRDMGDAVVAAITKTIKG; this is translated from the coding sequence ATGAAAATTGCAGTTCTCCCCGGTGACGGCATCGGCACCGAAATCGTCGCCGAAGCGGTCAAGGTCCTCGACACGCTCGACCTGAAGTTCGAGATGGAAACCGCCCTGGTGGGCGGCGCGGCCTACGAGGCCCACGGCCATCCGTTGCCCGAGTCCACGCTCAAGCTGGCCATGGCCGCCGACGCCGTGCTGTTCGGCGCCGTGGGCGACTGGAAGTACGACAAGCTCGACCGCCCGCTGCGCCCCGAGCAGGCCATCCTGGGCCTGCGCAAGCACATGGGCCTGTTCGCCAATTTCCGCCCCGCCATCTGCTACCCCGAGCTCGTGGGCGCCTCCAGCCTCAAGCCCGAGGTGATCTCGGGCCTGGACATCCTCATCATCCGCGAGCTCACGGGCGACATTTACTTCGGCCAGCCGCGGGGCCGCCGCACCGCCGTCGACGGCCACTTCCCCGGTGCCGAGGAAGCCTTCGACACCATGCGCTACAGCAAGCCCGAGATCGAGCGCATCGCGCACGTCGCCTTCCAGGCCGCGCGCAAGCGCAACAAGAAGGTCACGAGCGTGGACAAGGCCAACGTGCTCGAGACCTTCCAGTTCTGGAAAGACGTGGTGACCGAGGTGCACGCCCAGTACCCCGACGTGGAGCTGGAGCACATGTACGTGGACAACGCCGCCATGCAACTGGTGCGCGCGCCCAAGAAGTTCGACGTGGTGGTGACCGGCAACATGTTCGGCGACATCCTGTCCGACGAGGCCTCGATGCTCACCGGCTCCATCGGCATGCTGCCCTCGGCCTCGCTGAACACCAAGAGCCAGGGCCTGTACGAGCCGAGCCACGGCAGCGCGCCCGACATCGCGGGACAAGGCATCGCCAATCCTCTGGCTACAATCCTGTCCGCTGCCATGATGCTCCGTTTCTCTCTCAACCAGCCCGAAGCTGCCGCCCGCATTGAATCTGCGGTGGGCAGCGTGCTCGCGTCTGGCTTGCGCACGGCCGACATCTGGTCGCCTGGCACCACGAAGGTCAGCACCCGCGACATGGGTGACGCCGTCGTGGCCGCCATCACCAAAACCATTAAGGGCTGA
- the leuD gene encoding 3-isopropylmalate dehydratase small subunit: MQKFTVHKGLVAPMDRENVDTDAIIPKQFLKSIRKTGFGPNLFDEWRYLDKGEPGQDPAARKPNPDFVLNEPRYAGASILLARKNFGCGSSREHAPWAIEQYGFRALIAPSFADIFFNNCFKNGLLPIVLPETTVARLFDEVAAFPGYELSIDLERQVIVEPQGNQIPFDVQPFRKYCLLNGLDDIGLTLRHKDKITQFEAQRLATKPWLAHTLAG; the protein is encoded by the coding sequence ATGCAGAAGTTCACCGTGCACAAGGGCCTCGTGGCCCCCATGGACCGCGAGAACGTCGACACCGACGCCATCATCCCCAAGCAGTTCCTCAAGTCGATCCGCAAGACGGGCTTCGGTCCCAACCTGTTCGACGAGTGGCGCTACCTCGACAAGGGCGAGCCGGGCCAGGACCCTGCCGCGCGCAAGCCCAACCCCGACTTCGTGCTCAACGAGCCGCGCTACGCGGGCGCGTCCATCCTGCTGGCGCGCAAGAACTTCGGTTGTGGTTCGAGCCGCGAGCACGCGCCCTGGGCCATCGAGCAGTACGGCTTTCGCGCGCTGATCGCGCCGAGCTTTGCCGACATCTTCTTCAACAACTGCTTCAAGAACGGCCTGCTGCCCATCGTGCTGCCAGAGACCACCGTGGCGCGGCTGTTCGATGAGGTGGCCGCCTTCCCGGGCTACGAGCTCAGCATCGACCTCGAGCGCCAGGTGATCGTCGAGCCGCAGGGCAATCAGATCCCCTTCGACGTGCAGCCCTTCCGCAAGTACTGCCTGCTCAACGGGCTGGACGACATCGGCCTGACGCTGCGGCACAAGGACAAGATCACCCAGTTCGAAGCGCAGCGCCTCGCCACCAAGCCCTGGCTGGCCCACACCCTCGCCGGCTGA
- the leuC gene encoding 3-isopropylmalate dehydratase large subunit, which yields MARTLYDKIWDEHVVHTEEDGTAVLYIDRHLVHEVTSPQAYEGLRQAGRKVWRVSSVVATADHNTPTTGWERGYDGIADPISKEQITTLDANIAEFGAAAFFPFLSQRQGIVHVIGPENGATLPGMTVVCGDSHTSTHGAFGALAHGIGTSEVEHVLATQTLLAKKAKNMLIKVEGALARGVTAKDVVLAIIGRIGTAGGTGYTIEFAGSAIRGLSMEGRMTVCNMAIEAGARAGLVAVDDKTIEYVKGRPLAPTGVEWEQAVAYWRTLHSDPGAHFDTVVELDAAQIVPQVTWGTSPEMVLGIDARVPDPDKEKDASKRGAIERALQYMGLEPGKPLNDIFVDKVFIGSCTNSRIEDMREAAAMVKKLGQKVAKNVKLAMVVPGSGLVKAQAEREGLHEIFRAAGFEWREPGCSMCLAMNADRLEPGERCASTSNRNFEGRQGAGGRTHLVSPAMAAAAAVHGHFVDVRTLA from the coding sequence ATGGCCCGCACGCTCTACGACAAGATCTGGGACGAACACGTCGTCCACACCGAAGAAGACGGCACCGCCGTTCTCTACATCGACCGCCACCTGGTGCACGAAGTCACCAGCCCGCAGGCCTACGAGGGCCTGCGCCAGGCCGGCCGCAAGGTCTGGCGCGTGAGCTCGGTGGTGGCCACGGCCGACCACAACACGCCCACCACGGGCTGGGAGCGCGGCTACGACGGCATCGCCGACCCGATCAGCAAAGAGCAGATCACCACGCTCGACGCCAACATCGCCGAGTTCGGCGCCGCGGCCTTCTTCCCCTTCCTGTCGCAGCGCCAGGGCATCGTGCACGTGATTGGCCCCGAGAACGGCGCCACCCTGCCTGGCATGACCGTGGTCTGCGGCGACTCGCACACCAGCACGCACGGTGCCTTCGGTGCGCTGGCGCACGGCATCGGCACCAGCGAGGTCGAGCACGTGCTGGCCACGCAGACCCTGCTGGCCAAGAAGGCCAAGAACATGCTGATCAAGGTGGAAGGCGCCCTGGCCAGGGGCGTCACCGCCAAGGACGTCGTGCTCGCCATCATCGGCCGCATCGGCACCGCGGGCGGCACGGGCTACACCATCGAATTCGCGGGCAGCGCCATCCGCGGCCTGTCCATGGAAGGCCGCATGACGGTGTGCAACATGGCCATCGAGGCCGGGGCGCGCGCCGGCCTGGTGGCCGTGGACGACAAGACCATCGAGTACGTGAAGGGCCGCCCGCTGGCGCCCACCGGCGTGGAATGGGAGCAGGCCGTGGCCTACTGGCGCACGCTGCACTCCGACCCGGGGGCGCACTTCGACACCGTGGTCGAACTCGATGCGGCCCAGATCGTGCCGCAGGTCACCTGGGGCACCTCGCCCGAGATGGTGCTGGGCATCGACGCGCGCGTGCCCGATCCCGACAAGGAAAAGGACGCCAGCAAGCGCGGCGCCATCGAGCGCGCGCTGCAGTACATGGGCCTGGAGCCCGGCAAGCCGCTCAACGACATCTTCGTGGACAAGGTCTTCATCGGCTCGTGCACCAACAGCCGCATCGAAGACATGCGCGAGGCGGCGGCCATGGTGAAGAAGCTCGGCCAGAAAGTGGCCAAGAACGTCAAGCTCGCCATGGTGGTGCCGGGCTCGGGCCTGGTGAAGGCCCAGGCCGAGCGCGAAGGCCTGCACGAGATCTTCCGGGCCGCGGGCTTCGAATGGCGCGAGCCCGGCTGCAGCATGTGCCTGGCCATGAACGCCGACCGCCTCGAGCCCGGCGAGCGCTGCGCCTCCACCAGCAACCGCAACTTCGAAGGCCGCCAGGGCGCTGGTGGCCGCACCCACCTCGTGTCGCCCGCCATGGCGGCCGCCGCCGCGGTGCACGGTCATTTCGTCGACGTTCGCACCCTCGCCTGA